GGTACGTCGGCCCGGGCGGCGGCGTCGAAGCGGTGGTCGAAGGAACCCGCCGACTCCCGGGGCCGCACGGCTTGTCCCGGCAGTGGCAACGAGGCCACCGCTTCGGCACGGCGGCGGTGTTCGGCCACCACCGGATCGAACGGCACGTCGGCAAAGAGCCTGCCCCGGCGACCGCCCTGCTCGTCGGGGCCGGACAGGACGAGGCTCGTGTAGTCGAGCTCGGCGCTGGTCGGCCGGGGCGGGCCGGCCGGCGGGGGAGGCGCCGCGGCCGGCGCGGGGGCACCGGGCGCCATGGGGGCGGGCGCGCCGGGCGCGGGGGCGGCACCGTAGGACATGCCGGCCGGGGCAGCCGGGAAACCGCCGGTGGGCGGCGGACCACCGCGTCCCTTCCGCGCCCGCGCCGACGCGGGCGCCGACAGCGGCGGAGGCGGAGGCGGGGCGGAGCCGGCCGCGGCGCCGCCCGCGAGCGCCGGGGCCGCCCGTGAGGTGACGGGCGCGGCCGGGCGGGGGCCCGCCGCGTCGTAGCCGGAGAAGAGACCGGCCAGCCCCGCCGGAGGCTCACGCCACCCGGCCGGGGCGGGGGCGGGCTGACTGCGCCCGATCCGGACGGAGCGGAGTTTCGGAAGATCGGTCCGGCGCCGCAGGTCGGCGGTGGCCAACGCGATGCGTACGCCGGTCCAGTCCTCGCCGGTCCGCTGGGCGACGGACGCGCGCAGCACCAGGCGCCCGCCTCCGTCGCCCTGGCGGTACGCGAGGAGGTAGGCCGGCACCCAGACAGCCCCGGGCACGCCGTACTCCAGCTCCAACTCCGCCTCACCGGCGCCGTCGAGGGTCAGTACGGCGCCGACCGAGGCCTCCACGTGCGCGGCCGGGGCGTCGGTGGAGGCGCGGGCGAGCCGGTCGGAGGCGACCTTCCACTCGTGTTCGGCCGTGCGCAGGGCCTCCTCCAGCCCGGCGAGGCGCTGGTGCAGCTCCGTCAGGCGCCCGTCGACGAAATCGGCCAGCTCCAGCCACGCGTCGACCGGGGTGCGGCGGTGCGGGTCGTCGCGCTTGCGCGGCGGTGGTACCGGGCGGAGCGCCCCGGTCTCCTCGATCCGGCTCAGCACCCGGTCCCGGCGATCCCGCGCCGCCGCGTACGCGTCCTTCAGCCGTTCGACCTCGTCCCGCAGGCCCTGGGGGGCTTCCGCGTCGAGCGGTGCGGCCTCCGTGGCCACCCTGGCCTCGGTGACGCGAAGCCCCGAGGAGCCCAGGACGCGGGCCCGCAGCGAGCCCGGGTCGAGGGTGCGGGGCAGCCCCGTCACCCGTATCCGGCCGTCGGGCGGCACGGTGCCCCGGGCCAGGCGGCGACAGACCGCGCCCTGCGCGTACACCACGACCGAGTCGAGGGTCGATTCCCAGCTCTGCGCCGGTCCAGCCGTCATGTGTTCCGCACCCCCGCCGTGTTCATGCCGAGCGCAGCTTACGCGGGGGCGATCCCGGCGTAAGCCGTTGGCCGGAAAGGAGGTTGGCCGGAGGGGGGCGTGGGACGAGGACGCTGCGGTTCGTCGTCGTGGGGTGGTGCCTCACAGCGGTGGCGCGCGAAGGCTCACCGGAGTCCGGCTGTCGGGCGGATCCGGTGAGGGGTGACGGGGTGGTGCGGCCGGGGCGGGCGGGGGAACGAGCCCTGTTCATCGAGCCCCTGTTTGACCGTGTGCATGACTTCAAGGCGGCCCGCGGCCACGGCATCATCGATGCCCTTACCGACGCCGGTCTGGCCTGCTGGGCCGACAAGGGTTACCAGGGCGCGGGCGGCACCGTCCGAGTACCCCTCCGCGGCCGGTGGGAGCGACTGTCCGCAGGTCAGCAAGCCGTCAACATCGCCCACGCGCGCATCCGTGCCGGGGCGAGCAGGCCATGGCCACCCTGAAGACCCGGCGCCTGCCACGCAAACTCCGCTGCAGCATCAATCGCATCACCGGGCTCGTCCAAGCCCTCCTCACCCCGCACCTGAACTGAACAGACCGAGGTGGGCAGTCGCCCCCTTCGCCATGCCTCGAACTGAGGAAAAATGGCTCCATGAGTTTCGACATCTTCGTGTGCCGGTTCGAGAACGGTGAGCCGACGCCGTTGGACACGAGTGCTGCGCACGAGGTCCTCGATCCCTATGTGGTGGCACGGGACCCCCGGACGGGCTTCCTGCAGGTCCGTACGGCGAAGGGGGAGGAGGCGGATGTGTTCATCTCCAGCCAGGACAACATCACCTTCAACCGCTTCGGAGGCAGCGGAATCATGGACCTCCTGGCCGTCCTGCTGCGCCGGCTGGATGCCGTGCTCGTCGTCCCGGGCGGACCAACCATGATTCAGCGGGACGAGGACCGCGACCTTCTGCCCGCCGCCCTCAGGGACGAGTGGCCCGTTGTCGTGGCCCGCACCGGCGCGGAGATCGACCGGGCGATCCGGGTGTCCTGAACGGACGGACGAGGGGCCCATCCTGATACGGACCACGGACCACTGGGAACGGCATCGTGAGGACCACTCTCGTCCTTCACCGACCTGAGGGTGGAAAAAGCTCAAACATGGTCGACGAGTGCGACAACAGCCTCTACATCTACCTCCAGGAGCTGCACGCCGACGTGCTCCGGGTGTTTCCGCAGCTCGTCCACGCCTCGTGACCGAATCCCTGTTCCGGGGGATCGGACGGGGCGCCCGGTATTCGACCGGATGTGCGGCCCGAGGGCTGGGCCGGGTGGGTCGTAACCGGTGACGGGTGGGTGGCGACCTCGTCGCCACCCACCCCGGTGTGCTTCGAAACTGCTCGACGGCCCCAGATCCTGGGGAGCGGTCACGCGTTCGCCACGACGGCGCCCAGGATCATGCCGCCCACCAGGCCGATCGCGCTGACCACGATGGCGATCGTGGCGAAGCGCTCGTGGCGGACGGTCTTGGCGACGATCGCCAGGATCACGCCGATCACGCCGAAGACGATCGGGAAGAAGAGGAGCGCGATCACGCCCAGCACCATCGCGATGATGCTCAGCACGTTTCCTGCCCCGCCGGTGCGCTGCGGCGTGCCGGGGTACTGCTGCCCGGTCGGCTGGTTGTCGTACTCCGTGGTCATCTGTTCACTCCTTGGGACGATCACCCTGGGTGCCGATCCGGGGACGGACCGGCCTAAGGCCACGAGTGCCCGCAAGTCCCTCTGTCACACCATGACTTGGCCTTCCTTGCCGGTCGAGGGAGCGGAGTGTCGGCTTCCGGTGGGCGGAACGGCCGTCTCGGCATGTGGTGCGGAGGTTTGACATTAGAGGGACTTATGGTCAATAAAGGGGATGCTTTGGCCATGCATTCACGTCCTGTCACTCGGGGCGCTGAGGGCTGCCCCGCCTAGACGAATGAGTACTGCCGTGTCCGACTCCACCCCCGCCCGCGCCGCCGTCGACCCGGCGGAGGAATGGGACGCCTGGCGCGCCGAGCGTCACCGTGCGCTCACCTCCCCCATGGGCAACCTCGCCCTGGTCGAGACCCGCTGGGCGCCGACGGGGGAGACCCCGGACGCGGAGGCCGCACGCGCGGACGCGCCGGACACCGTGACCGTCACCGAGGTCCGCCGCACCGACCTGGTCAGCGGTGAGCCCGAGCGGGGCCTTCGGCTCTGGGACGCCGACGCGCCCGCCATCCGCGCCTTCGACCGGGTCGACACCTTCGCGTACGACCCCGCTCTGGTGCTGGAGGCCACGTACACACCCGTCCCCGGCGCCCGGCGCGTCGCCTTCGAGCACATCCGGGACAACGGCGGCAGCCGTGACCTGGTCGTCCCGGGCGACATCGCGCTCACCTTCGACGGCCGCGACTACACCCTGAGCGCCTTCGACGACGACGGCACCCTGCTCCTCGTCTTCGGCGACCCGACCAACGGCGACTCCACCTACGGCGCCGGCCGCTTCCTCTTCGTGCGGCGCACCGAGGACGAGAGCCGGGTCGTCCTCGACTTCAACCGGGCCTTCGTGCCGCCCTGCGGGTTCTCCGATCAGTACAACTGTCCGATGCCGCCGCGGCAGAACCGCTTCCACCTGCCCATCGAGGCCGGTGAGAAGCTCCCCGTCTTCCGCGACGGCTTCGACGCCCAGCACTGATCGCCGGTACCCACCGCCCCGCAGCTCCACGCACCGAAAGAACCCTCACCCCATGAGCACCAAGAAGAACGTCCTGCTCTCCACCGCGACCGTCGCCGCCCTCGCCGTGGCCCTGACCGCCTGCGGCGGCGACGGCGGCACCAGCGCCTCCGGCGGCGGCACCTGGAACAAGGACGCGATCGTCAACATCGGCTCCCTCTACGAGCCGCAGAACCTCGACAACACCGCCGGCGGCGGCCAGGGCGTCACCGAGGTGCTCAACGGCAACGTCTACGAAGGCCTGTTCCGGCTCACCGACGACGGCAAGGTCGACAAGCTCCTTGCCGAGGACTACCGGACCAGCGCCGACGGCCTCACCTACACCTTCACCCTGCGCGACGGCGTGAAGTTCCACAGCGGCAAGGCCCTCACCAGCGAGGACGTCAAGTACAGCCTGGAGAAGGTGCTCGCGAAGGACTCCCAGTCCGCACGCAAGAGCAACCTGGAAGTCGTCAAGGACATCGCCACCCCCGACGCCCGGACCGTGAAGATCACGCTGTCCCAGAAGTCGGTCTCCTTCGTCTACAACCTCTCCTACGTCTGGATCATCAACTCCCAGGCGAAGAACCTGAAGACGACCGAGGACGGCACCGGGCCGTACACCCTCGACAAGTGGACCCGCGGCTCCGCGCTCAGCCTGAACCGCTTCGCCGGTTACTGGGGCACCGCCGCCGCCAACAAGCAGGTCGTCTTCCACTACTACAAGGACGCCACCGCGCTGAACAACGCGCTGCTGACCAACGCCGTCGACGTGGTCACCAGCGAGCAGTCGCCCGACGCCCTGGAGCAGTTCAAGAGCAACGGCTCCTACAAGGTCAGCGACGGCGACTCCACCACCAAGCTGCTGCTGGCGTTCAACGACAAGGCCAAGCCGTTCACCGACGTCAAGGTGCGCCAGGCCGTCTCCGCCGCCATCGACGACAAGAAGCTCCTGGAGTCCGTCTGGGGCGGCTACGGCAAGCAGATCGGCTCGATGGTCCCGCCCACCGACCCCTGGTACGAGGACCTCACCTCCGTCAACGCCTACGACGTGACGAAGGCCAAGAAGCTGCTCGCGGAGGCCGGTTACGCCAAGGGATTCAGCTTCACCCTCGACACCCCCAACTACGACCCGCACCCGACCGCCGCGACCTTCATCAAGTCCCAGCTGGCCAAGGTCGGCATCACCGTCAAGATCAACACGATCACGCCCGACGAGTGGTACACCAAGGTCTACAAGAACCACGACTTCTCGGCCACGCTCCAGGAGCACGTCAACGACCGCGACCTGGTCTGGTACGGCAACCCCGACTTCTACTGGGGCTACGACAACCCGCAGGTCACCCAGTGGGTCAAGGAGGCCGAAGAGGCCCCCAACGCGGCCGCCCAGACCGAACTGCTGAAGAAGGTCAACGAGCAGACCGCGAAGGACGCCGCCAGCGACTGGCTCTACCTCTACCCGCAGATCGTCGTCGCGAGCACCAAGCTCTCCGGCTACCCGGTCAACGGCCTGAACACCCAGTTCTTCGCCTACGACATCAAGAAGACGGGCTGATGGCGCGCTACCTCCTGCGCCGGTTCGCCTTCCTCCTTGTGTCGCTGGCCCTGGCGAGCGTGGTGCTCTTCGCACTGCTGCGCCTGCTCCCCGGCGACCCGGCCAACGCACTCACCGCGGTCGGCGCCAGTCCCGAGCAGATCGCCGCGGCCCGCCACTCCATCGGCTCGGACCGGCCGCTGCCCGAGCAGTTCACCCACTGGATCGGGCAGCTGGCGAGCGGGGACCTCGGTACCTCGTTCGTCAGCTCGCTCCCGGTGGGCCCCGAGGTCAGCGCCCGGCTCGACGTCACCGTCCCGCTCACGCTGGCCGCGTTCGTGCTCGCCGTGGTGGTCGCCGTACCGGCCGGGTTCGTGGCCGCGTACAAGCGGCGCACCTGGTACGGCGCGCTGCTCAGCGGCGTGTCCCAACTGGGCATCGCTGTCCCCGTGTTCTGGCTCGGCATGATCCTCATCGCGGTCTTCGCGCTGAACGCCGGCTGGCTGCCGTCCGGCGGCTTCCCGCCGGACGGCTGGGACGACCCCGCCGAGGCCGTCCGCGCCCTGGTGCTGCCGGTCGTGACCATCGCCCTGGTGATGAGCGCGTCCCTGATCCGCTACGTACGCTCCGCCACCCTGGACGTCCTCGGCAGCGACCACCTGCGTACGGCACGCGCCCTCGGCTCGTCCTTCGGGCGCGCCATGTGGCGGCACGGCCTGCGCAACGCCGCCGTCCCGGTGATCTCCATCCTCGGAATCGAGCTCGCCTCCACCCTGCTCGGAGCCGTCGTCGTGGAATCGGTGTACGCGCTGCCGGGCCTCGGCTCGATGCTCGCCAACGGCATCTCCCAGCACGACTACCCGGTCATCCAGGGCGTGCTGTTCGTCTCCACCCTCGCGGTGCTCCTGATCGGCTTCGTCGCCGACCTGGTCCAGCGGATCATCGACCCGCGGCTGCGCGGCCGGCTCTCCGGAGGTGCCCGATGACCGGGACCGACCTGATCACCCCGGCGGCAACCCCGGCGCCCACCTCGACCAAGAGGCGCTCCCGCCGCTCCGCCAACCTCGTCGTCGGCTGCGTACTCGCCGGGCTGATCGCACTCCTGGCCGTGGTGTCGGTCTTCTGGCTGCCCTTCGACGCGGAGGACACCTCCGGCGGCCGGCTCGACGGACCCGGCGGCGGCCATCTGCTCGGCACCGACAAGCTCGGACGTGACCTCTTCACCCAGGTTCTGACCGGCTCCCGCATCGCCGTCGAGGCGGGCCTCGGCTCGGTGTTCGTCGCCGCGCTCATCGGGGTCACCCTCGGGGTGCTCGCCGCGTTCGCGCAGGGCTGGCTCGACGACACGTTCTCCGCGCTGCTGGACATCCTCATCGCCTTCCCGACGCTGCTCCTGGCGATGCTCATCGTCGCCGCGCGCTCGGCGACCCTCGGCTCGGCGGTCCTCGCGATCGGCCTGGCGCAGAGCGCGGTCGTGGCGCGGCTGGTACGCATCCTCGTCAAGCGGGTCCTGGCCCGCGACTACATCACGGCGGCCCGTACCTCCGGCACCACCTGGCCGCGCACCGTCCTCTCCCACGTGCTGCCCAACATCTGGCCGACGCTCGTCGTCAACCTCGCGCTGCAGTTCGGTCTCGCGGTGCTCGCCGAAGCCGGGCTGTCCTACCTGGGCCTCGGCGCGCCGCCGCCCAACGCCTCGTGGGGCCGCATGCTCCAGGAGGCCCAGGCCACCTTCACCACGGCACCCGTCGGCGCGCTCGCGCCCGGCATCCTCCTCGTCCTCCTCGTCATCGGCGTGAACCTCGTCGCCGACGGCCTGCGGGACACCCTCGACCCGGCCACCCGGCGGAGGCGCGCGTGACTCTCCTCGACGTGACGGGACTGACCGTCCGGACCGACGACGGCCGCACCCTGGTCGACGACCTGTACTTCACGGTGGACGGCGGCGAACGGCTCGGCCTCATCGGCGAGTCCGGCTCCGGCAAGTCCCTGACCACCCTCGCGGTGCTCGGGCTGCTCCCCGAGGGCATGACCGCCTCCGGCAGCGTCGAACTCGCCGGGACGCAGACGGTGGGCGCGCCGGAGAAGCGCCTCACCTCCGTCCGGGGGCGGGACGCGGCCATCGTCTTCCAGGAGCCGCTGACCGCCCTCGACCCGCTGATGCGACTGGGCCGCCAGATCGCCGAACCGCTCGCCCGGCGCACCGGCCTCAAGGGCAAGCCCCTGCGCGTCGCCGTGATCGAGGCACTGGAGCAGGTCCGGCTCCCCGAACCCGAGCGGATCTCGCGCGCCTTCGCGCACGAGATCTCCGGCGGGCAACGTCA
The DNA window shown above is from Streptomyces sp. NBC_00247 and carries:
- a CDS encoding DUF4139 domain-containing protein — encoded protein: MTAGPAQSWESTLDSVVVYAQGAVCRRLARGTVPPDGRIRVTGLPRTLDPGSLRARVLGSSGLRVTEARVATEAAPLDAEAPQGLRDEVERLKDAYAAARDRRDRVLSRIEETGALRPVPPPRKRDDPHRRTPVDAWLELADFVDGRLTELHQRLAGLEEALRTAEHEWKVASDRLARASTDAPAAHVEASVGAVLTLDGAGEAELELEYGVPGAVWVPAYLLAYRQGDGGGRLVLRASVAQRTGEDWTGVRIALATADLRRRTDLPKLRSVRIGRSQPAPAPAGWREPPAGLAGLFSGYDAAGPRPAAPVTSRAAPALAGGAAAGSAPPPPPPLSAPASARARKGRGGPPPTGGFPAAPAGMSYGAAPAPGAPAPMAPGAPAPAAAPPPPAGPPRPTSAELDYTSLVLSGPDEQGGRRGRLFADVPFDPVVAEHRRRAEAVASLPLPGQAVRPRESAGSFDHRFDAAARADVPSDGTWHTVTVGEIPVGLRAEYLAVPSVEQTVYATLVLSNATGQALLAGPVEVTVDDEFLLTAALPTLAPGAVRRVGLGPAEGIRVTRRSNLHESTSGLRGNTTVLNHGVRVELANGLARPVLVEVHERVPVTSDPDVRIEERAGWTVPAEGAGPDHHAPGTRVWRLDLAAGATAALDGGYEIRIPTGKSLVGGNRRS
- a CDS encoding DUF1684 domain-containing protein, translated to MSTAVSDSTPARAAVDPAEEWDAWRAERHRALTSPMGNLALVETRWAPTGETPDAEAARADAPDTVTVTEVRRTDLVSGEPERGLRLWDADAPAIRAFDRVDTFAYDPALVLEATYTPVPGARRVAFEHIRDNGGSRDLVVPGDIALTFDGRDYTLSAFDDDGTLLLVFGDPTNGDSTYGAGRFLFVRRTEDESRVVLDFNRAFVPPCGFSDQYNCPMPPRQNRFHLPIEAGEKLPVFRDGFDAQH
- a CDS encoding ABC transporter substrate-binding protein; the encoded protein is MSTKKNVLLSTATVAALAVALTACGGDGGTSASGGGTWNKDAIVNIGSLYEPQNLDNTAGGGQGVTEVLNGNVYEGLFRLTDDGKVDKLLAEDYRTSADGLTYTFTLRDGVKFHSGKALTSEDVKYSLEKVLAKDSQSARKSNLEVVKDIATPDARTVKITLSQKSVSFVYNLSYVWIINSQAKNLKTTEDGTGPYTLDKWTRGSALSLNRFAGYWGTAAANKQVVFHYYKDATALNNALLTNAVDVVTSEQSPDALEQFKSNGSYKVSDGDSTTKLLLAFNDKAKPFTDVKVRQAVSAAIDDKKLLESVWGGYGKQIGSMVPPTDPWYEDLTSVNAYDVTKAKKLLAEAGYAKGFSFTLDTPNYDPHPTAATFIKSQLAKVGITVKINTITPDEWYTKVYKNHDFSATLQEHVNDRDLVWYGNPDFYWGYDNPQVTQWVKEAEEAPNAAAQTELLKKVNEQTAKDAASDWLYLYPQIVVASTKLSGYPVNGLNTQFFAYDIKKTG
- a CDS encoding ABC transporter permease; this translates as MARYLLRRFAFLLVSLALASVVLFALLRLLPGDPANALTAVGASPEQIAAARHSIGSDRPLPEQFTHWIGQLASGDLGTSFVSSLPVGPEVSARLDVTVPLTLAAFVLAVVVAVPAGFVAAYKRRTWYGALLSGVSQLGIAVPVFWLGMILIAVFALNAGWLPSGGFPPDGWDDPAEAVRALVLPVVTIALVMSASLIRYVRSATLDVLGSDHLRTARALGSSFGRAMWRHGLRNAAVPVISILGIELASTLLGAVVVESVYALPGLGSMLANGISQHDYPVIQGVLFVSTLAVLLIGFVADLVQRIIDPRLRGRLSGGAR
- a CDS encoding ABC transporter permease, giving the protein MTGTDLITPAATPAPTSTKRRSRRSANLVVGCVLAGLIALLAVVSVFWLPFDAEDTSGGRLDGPGGGHLLGTDKLGRDLFTQVLTGSRIAVEAGLGSVFVAALIGVTLGVLAAFAQGWLDDTFSALLDILIAFPTLLLAMLIVAARSATLGSAVLAIGLAQSAVVARLVRILVKRVLARDYITAARTSGTTWPRTVLSHVLPNIWPTLVVNLALQFGLAVLAEAGLSYLGLGAPPPNASWGRMLQEAQATFTTAPVGALAPGILLVLLVIGVNLVADGLRDTLDPATRRRRA
- a CDS encoding ABC transporter ATP-binding protein; this encodes MTLLDVTGLTVRTDDGRTLVDDLYFTVDGGERLGLIGESGSGKSLTTLAVLGLLPEGMTASGSVELAGTQTVGAPEKRLTSVRGRDAAIVFQEPLTALDPLMRLGRQIAEPLARRTGLKGKPLRVAVIEALEQVRLPEPERISRAFAHEISGGQRQRVALAMALACEPKLLIADEPTTALDVSVQAEMLELIDGLVREREMAVLFVSHDLAVVAKVTDRVLVMKDGRAVEQGAVHDVVHAPREEYTRTLVASARKLESALDLRSAR